The Lycium barbarum isolate Lr01 chromosome 10, ASM1917538v2, whole genome shotgun sequence genome includes a region encoding these proteins:
- the LOC132612647 gene encoding uncharacterized protein LOC132612647: protein MPYNVNPNARGFDPTVRCEYNSNTRGHSTENYFTLKRAIEKLIDDKTIVIHDEEALNVTNNPLPAHNNAHVFGMICDDKEYKQINKIVMEIDTLKERLGMVTKSAQEAPLIVKGASSNANLKGSGKLLLYVPGATKKKEMSVAGPKLYVPSGFPRFGQNQNSLGKMTEPIVIRHMTQLPVTNMKTVPWNYNKTTVTYKGKEIVEEIDETGGLTRSGRCYAPKELKRAKQARDSQFPMKKSITEEEAEEFMKKMKVQDYFIVDQLRKTPAQISLLSLLIYSKEHRQALIRILNEAHVSDKTTVSHLENMANRIFEVNRITFIDDELLVEGAGHNKALLLTVKCEEHYVKRVMIDGGSGVDICPLSTLQSLKISTDRIRTNNVCVRAFDGAKRDTIGEIDLTLKIGPVDFGITFQVIDMDTSYNLLLGRPWIHAARAVPSTLHQVVRFEYEKQEIIVHGEDDLSIYRDPSVPSVEAKEGCESLVFQTFEIVAANQFMEGKPITEPRLSSTSFMVATQMLQNGYEPGKGLGVSLQGIVDPISPFGNQDTFGLGFRPTNADRKWAKEQKK, encoded by the coding sequence ATGCCGTATAATGTGAACCCAAATGCAAGAGGTTTTGACCCCACTGTCAGGTGCGAGTATAATTCTAACACTCGGGGTCATAGCACAGAAAATTATTTTACTTTGAAGAGAGCCATTGAGAAGCTAATTGATGACAAAACAATTGTGATACATGACGAAGAGGCTCTGAATGTCACTAACAACCCACTTCCTGCTCACAACAATGCTCATGTTTTTGGGATGATCTGTGACGATAAGGAATACAAGCAAATAAACAAAATAGTAATGGAAATTGACACCTTAAAAGAAAGGTTGGGTATGGTGACAAAGTCTGCACAAGAAGCACCGTTGATTGTAAAAGGTGCAAGTTCTAATGCAAATCTCAAAGGCTCGGGGAAGTTGTTATTGTATGTCCCTGGAGCCACAAAGAAAAAAGAGATGTCAGTGGCTGGACCAAAATTATATGTTCCTAGTGGTTTTCCCAGGTTTGGTCAAAACCAGAATAGTTTAGGAAAGATGACAGAACCAATTGTGATAAGGCACATGACACAACTTCCAGTGACAAACATGAAAACTGTCCCATGGAACTACAACAAAACCACTGTGACTTACAAGGGCAAAGAGATTGTTGAAGAAATAGATGAAACTGGTGGCTTAACACGTTCTGGAAGGTGTTATGCTCCAAAAGAATTAAAGAGAGCCAAACAAGCTAGGGATAGCCAATTTCCGATGAAAAAATCTATCACCGAAGAAGAGGCTGAAGAGTTCATGAAAAAGATGAAAGTTCAGGATTACTTTATTGTTGATCAGTTGAGAAAAACTCCTGCTCAGATTTCATTGCTATCTTTGCTCATATATTCTAAAGAGCACCGTCAAGCATTGATTAGAATTCTGAACGAGGCACATGTTTCAGACAAAACAACTGTAAGTCACTTGGAAAATATGGCCAATAGAATATTTGAGGTGAATAGAATCACTTTCATTGACGATGAGTTGCTTGTGGAAGGAGCCGGGCATAACAAGGCTTTGCTTTTAACTGTCAAATGTGAAGAACATTATGTGAAAAGAGTCATGATTGATGGAGGCTCGGGTGTGGACATCTGCCCCCTCTCTACTTTGCAGAGTTTGAAAATCAGTACAGATAGAATTCGTACTAACAATGTGTGTGTTCGAGCTTTCGATGGCGCAAAAAGAGACACCATTGGTGAGATTGATCTTACTTTAAAAATTGGACCTGTTGATTTTGGGATCACATTCCAAGTTATAGACATGGACACTTCCTACAACTTGCTtttaggaaggccatggatccatgCAGCCAGAGCGGTGCCATCTACTTTACACCAAGTGGTCAGGTTTGAATATGAGAAACAAGAAATTATTGTTCACGGTGAAGATGATCTTTCAATATATAGAGACCCTTCCGTTCCATCCGTTGAGGCCAAGGAAGGTTGTGAATCCCTCGTATTTCAGACCTTTGAGATAGTGGCAGCTAATCAGTTTATGGAAGGGAAGCCTATCACAGAGCCTCGTCTATCCTCTACTTCATTCATGGTGGCTACACAAATGCTGCAAAACGGTTATGAGCCAGGAAAGGGCTTGGGGGTGTCGTTGCAAGGAATTGTTGACCCTATCTCTCCATTTGGTAATCAAGATACTTTTGGTTTGGGTTTTAGGCCAACTAATGCTGATAGGAAATGGGCAAAAGAGCAGAAAAAATAA